The following are from one region of the Myxocyprinus asiaticus isolate MX2 ecotype Aquarium Trade chromosome 2, UBuf_Myxa_2, whole genome shotgun sequence genome:
- the LOC127456412 gene encoding histone H2B — protein sequence MPEPAKSAPKKGSKKAVTKTAGKGGKKRKRSRKESYAIYVYKVLKQVHPDTGISSKAMGIMNSFVNDIFERIAGESSRLAHYNKRSTITSREIQTAVRLLLPGELAKHAVSEGTKAVTKYTSSK from the coding sequence ATGCCTGAACCAGCCAAGTCCGCACCGAAGAAAGGCTCCAAGAAGGCCGTCACTAAGACCGCCGGTAAGGGAGGAAAGAAGCGTAAGAGGTCCAGGAAGGAGAGTTACGCTATCTACGTGTACAAAGTGCTGAAGCAGGTTCATCCTGACACCGGGATCTCCTCCAAGGCGATGGGCATCATGAACTCCTTCGTCAACGACATCTTCGAGCGCATCGCCGGTGAGTCGTCTCGTCTCGCTCACTACAACAAGCGCTCCACCATCACATCAAGAGAGATCCAGACCGCCGTGCGTCTGCTGCTGCCCGGTGAACTGGCCAAACACGCCGTGTCTGAGGGCACAAAGGCCGTCACCAAGTACACCAGCTCCAAGTAA
- the LOC127456436 gene encoding histone H4, with protein MSGRGKGGKGLGKGGAKRHRKVLRDNIQGITKPAIRRLARRGGVKRISGLIYEETRGVLKVFLENVIRDAVTYTEHAKRKTVTAMDVVYALKRQGRTLYGFGG; from the coding sequence ATGTCTGGAAGAGGAAAAGGTGGTAAAGGACTCGGGAAAGGAGGCGCCAAGCGGCACCGCAAAGTGTTGCGTGATAACATCCAGGGAATCACCAAACCCGCAATCCGGCGTCTCGCTCGCCGTGGCGGTGTCAAGCGTATCTCCGGTCTGATCTATGAGGAGACTCGCGGTGTGTTGAAGGTGTTTCTGGAGAACGTTATCCGTGATGCCGTCACCTACACTGAACACGCCAAGAGAAAGACCGTCACTGCCATGGACGTCGTGTACGCGCTGAAACGACAGGGACGAACTCTGTACGGCTTCGGAGGATAA